One Syntrophales bacterium DNA window includes the following coding sequences:
- a CDS encoding response regulator encodes MDRRKRILVVDDEAPIRRVLELKLKNGGYEVFLAEDGEAALRIIESEEPDAMVTDINMPRMNGKQLCAMTNRLKTERTFLTIIMTARIIPDDEHWITAMQDTVFMEKPFSPSSILERIDQYFGVKR; translated from the coding sequence TTGGACAGACGTAAAAGAATCCTGGTCGTTGATGATGAGGCCCCCATCCGCCGGGTTCTGGAATTGAAACTAAAGAATGGCGGTTACGAGGTGTTCCTGGCCGAGGATGGCGAGGCTGCCCTTCGGATCATCGAAAGCGAAGAACCTGATGCCATGGTCACGGACATCAACATGCCCAGGATGAACGGCAAGCAACTGTGCGCGATGACCAATCGCCTGAAAACAGAACGGACCTTCCTGACGATCATTATGACAGCGAGGATTATCCCCGATGATGAACATTGGATAACGGCGATGCAGGACACGGTATTTATGGAGAAACCCTTCAGTCCCAGCTCCATCCTGGAACGTATTGATCAGTATTTCGGGGTGAAAAGATGA
- the fabG gene encoding 3-oxoacyl-ACP reductase FabG, with translation METRIAVVTGGSRGIGRAVAVDLAAHGYMVVITYRQNDEAAEESLRMIREAGGSAEAVKFDIASADETRQAMDDLLKRLRHVDALINNAGIAADGLFMTMSQGSWQRVIETNLNGFYNVTRPVLRGMIRRKKGTIVSLSSVSALVGNRGQANYAAAKAGIIAASRAIAAEAARFGVRINVVAPGAIETEMTKGIQREKMKELIPMGRLGRPEEVARVIRFLCSDDSSYITGQVLSVNGGMF, from the coding sequence ATGGAGACGCGGATTGCAGTTGTGACCGGGGGAAGTCGGGGAATTGGCCGGGCCGTTGCCGTTGATCTGGCGGCGCACGGATATATGGTTGTAATCACGTACAGGCAAAACGACGAGGCTGCTGAGGAGTCGCTCAGAATGATCAGGGAGGCGGGCGGGAGCGCGGAGGCGGTAAAGTTTGACATCGCCAGCGCCGATGAGACAAGGCAGGCGATGGATGATCTGCTTAAGCGGTTGAGGCACGTTGATGCATTGATAAATAACGCCGGGATTGCGGCGGACGGACTTTTCATGACGATGTCCCAGGGTAGCTGGCAGAGGGTGATCGAGACGAATCTTAACGGCTTTTACAATGTGACGAGACCGGTCTTGCGGGGGATGATTCGCCGTAAAAAGGGGACAATAGTATCGTTGTCTTCCGTTTCGGCTCTGGTCGGAAACCGGGGGCAGGCCAATTACGCGGCAGCCAAGGCCGGCATAATTGCTGCCAGTCGAGCTATTGCCGCTGAAGCGGCAAGATTCGGAGTCAGAATAAATGTAGTTGCGCCAGGGGCGATTGAAACGGAAATGACAAAGGGAATCCAGCGGGAAAAAATGAAAGAGCTGATCCCGATGGGACGTCTCGGACGTCCCGAAGAGGTGGCAAGGGTAATTCGTTTTCTCTGTTCAGACGATTCTTCATACATTACCGGCCAGGTACTTTCGGTGAACGGCGGGATGTTTTGA
- the bamD gene encoding outer membrane protein assembly factor BamD, with the protein MKTISIIVSLLLLMLPGLSCADDLAVRYNDLREKEIRQFAADLFIAGEYFRAITEAKRYISLFPSGPRTEEMTRRIGDAYLMSHEWAEAIAAYDDFLMKYPASSEASAATFYKAIALLKQGNGVEAGRLFQLIQNGADPLKKDEAARWEILLLIRQNRFDEAERRLKEQIVRPEKENEADIIAEMINAKKSARYKSPETAGVLSALLPGSGQLYDERYQDGVYSFLLNTLFILGAYKAYDQENYALAGLLTLFEIGWYTGGIYGAVGGAHKYNSRIDEELFRNGVRRMNLSESEIGRPGGVSIRFTYPF; encoded by the coding sequence GTGAAAACAATTTCAATCATTGTCTCTCTTCTCTTGCTTATGCTTCCGGGACTTTCCTGCGCCGATGACTTGGCCGTCCGTTATAATGACCTCCGGGAAAAGGAAATCCGGCAGTTCGCTGCCGATCTTTTTATCGCGGGCGAATACTTTCGGGCGATCACCGAGGCGAAGCGTTATATCTCCCTTTTTCCCTCAGGGCCGCGAACCGAGGAAATGACCAGGCGGATAGGTGACGCCTACCTGATGTCCCATGAGTGGGCCGAGGCGATTGCCGCCTACGACGATTTTCTGATGAAATATCCCGCATCTTCGGAGGCCTCCGCCGCAACTTTCTACAAGGCGATCGCGCTTCTCAAACAGGGGAACGGGGTGGAGGCCGGGCGTCTCTTCCAGCTCATCCAAAACGGCGCCGACCCTCTGAAGAAGGATGAGGCCGCCCGCTGGGAAATTCTCCTTCTGATCCGTCAAAACAGGTTTGACGAGGCGGAAAGGCGCTTGAAGGAGCAAATCGTCAGACCGGAGAAAGAAAATGAGGCCGATATAATCGCCGAGATGATCAATGCGAAGAAAAGCGCCCGCTACAAGTCACCTGAGACTGCCGGCGTGCTATCGGCTCTTCTTCCCGGGAGCGGTCAGCTTTACGACGAACGTTACCAGGATGGCGTTTACTCCTTCCTGCTGAATACCCTGTTCATTCTCGGCGCCTACAAAGCCTACGACCAGGAAAACTATGCGCTTGCTGGCCTCCTCACCCTCTTCGAGATCGGCTGGTACACGGGCGGCATCTACGGCGCGGTGGGCGGCGCCCACAAGTACAACAGCAGAATAGACGAGGAGCTTTTCCGGAACGGAGTTCGGCGGATGAATCTCAGCGAGAGCGAGATCGGCAGGCCCGGCGGAGTTTCCATTCGGTTCACATACCCTTTCTGA
- a CDS encoding adenylate/guanylate cyclase domain-containing protein, with product MKKILNKLFSVSPLKIAVLVIVATIVLFFIDPSFLRFMELKAFDLRTVSRGAIPAGAETVIVTIDEKSLSELGRWPWPRTTIAELTKKLKEQGARAVGFDIVFAEPDNNSSLKTVQDILRDVKNTGADGKFTNILERKKKEADTDALLAESIAKTQNVTLGYFFHISAKEVGHLQEAQIKASEEAIANGRFSMVKRTKEADDSPIVRAYAVQPNLPVISEAAENGGYFNAFPDMDGTIRWSPLVIKFRDNYYSSLALSLLVQYLEWPMLALNIADFGVESIRLDKFRIPTDEEGRLLINYLGPPKTFPHYSVSDILKGRIALDKIKGKIVLVGATATGIYDMRNTPFSSVYPGVEIHATVIDNILRQNFLIHSGWIKFIDVCIIVFVGLLIGFLLPRLKAMAGMALSGSLIVAFIIINTNIFIHYNVWMNMIYPLLAMLASYLGITVYRYVTEEREKKKIRGAFQYYLTASVVNEILKDPSKLKLGGDKKNLSVMFSDIRGFTSISEQLQPEQLVQLLNEYLTAMTNIVFKYDGLLDKYIGDAIMAVFGAPLDQPDHARRACLTAVEMMSELKRLRIKWASEGWPAINIGIGINTGDMVVGNMGSEMRFDYTVMGDSVNLSSRLEGTNKEYGTNIIVSEFTHKIVKDEFFFRELDAVRVKGKKLPVRIFELLGEQKDKAQWQGFAEIFATGLQSYRDGRWDEAIAQFNKVLEEKPGDYPAQLYIERCEALKENPPEGEWDGVFTMTKK from the coding sequence GTGAAAAAAATCCTGAATAAATTATTTTCTGTATCGCCTTTGAAGATCGCTGTTTTGGTGATAGTGGCCACCATAGTTCTCTTTTTTATTGACCCCAGCTTCCTGCGCTTTATGGAATTAAAGGCCTTCGACTTGCGCACCGTCTCCCGCGGAGCGATCCCTGCGGGGGCAGAGACCGTTATCGTGACCATTGATGAAAAGAGCCTGAGCGAATTGGGAAGATGGCCTTGGCCGAGAACAACGATTGCTGAGCTTACCAAAAAATTAAAAGAACAGGGCGCCAGGGCTGTCGGATTTGATATAGTATTTGCCGAGCCTGACAATAACTCCAGCCTTAAAACGGTACAGGACATCCTGCGTGATGTTAAAAATACCGGCGCCGACGGCAAATTTACCAATATCCTGGAGAGGAAAAAAAAGGAGGCGGACACCGACGCCCTCCTTGCCGAATCCATAGCAAAGACCCAAAATGTAACCCTCGGCTATTTCTTTCATATCAGCGCAAAAGAGGTTGGCCATCTGCAAGAGGCTCAGATCAAAGCTTCGGAGGAAGCGATCGCCAATGGCCGTTTTTCGATGGTGAAAAGGACAAAAGAAGCCGACGACTCGCCAATAGTCCGTGCCTACGCGGTGCAGCCCAATCTTCCGGTCATATCGGAAGCGGCTGAAAATGGCGGGTATTTCAATGCCTTCCCCGATATGGACGGAACCATCCGCTGGTCGCCGCTCGTGATTAAATTCCGTGATAACTACTATTCATCACTGGCGCTTTCCCTGCTGGTTCAGTATCTGGAATGGCCCATGCTCGCCTTGAATATAGCCGATTTTGGAGTGGAAAGCATCCGTCTTGACAAGTTCAGAATACCGACTGATGAGGAGGGCAGACTGCTCATCAACTACCTCGGGCCGCCCAAGACATTCCCCCACTATTCGGTTTCGGATATCCTGAAGGGGCGCATAGCTCTCGACAAAATAAAGGGAAAGATCGTGCTGGTCGGCGCCACGGCAACGGGCATCTATGACATGAGAAACACACCCTTCAGCTCCGTTTATCCGGGTGTAGAGATTCATGCAACCGTCATCGACAATATCCTGCGGCAAAATTTCCTTATCCACTCCGGATGGATAAAATTCATTGATGTCTGCATTATTGTCTTCGTCGGTCTGCTTATCGGGTTTCTTCTCCCCCGCCTGAAGGCAATGGCGGGAATGGCCTTGAGCGGTTCGCTCATCGTGGCCTTTATAATCATCAACACTAATATCTTTATCCATTACAACGTCTGGATGAACATGATCTATCCGTTGCTCGCGATGCTTGCCTCCTACCTGGGAATAACGGTTTATCGCTACGTAACGGAAGAACGGGAAAAGAAGAAGATCCGGGGCGCCTTTCAATACTACCTGACCGCTTCCGTCGTAAACGAAATATTGAAGGACCCCAGCAAATTAAAACTGGGCGGCGACAAAAAAAACCTGTCGGTGATGTTCTCCGACATCAGAGGCTTCACCAGCATTTCCGAACAGCTCCAACCTGAACAGCTGGTACAGCTTTTAAACGAGTACCTGACCGCCATGACGAACATCGTCTTCAAATACGATGGGCTGCTTGACAAATACATCGGTGACGCGATTATGGCGGTTTTCGGCGCCCCGCTGGACCAGCCTGACCATGCCCGGCGCGCCTGCCTTACCGCCGTGGAGATGATGTCGGAATTAAAGCGCTTGCGAATAAAGTGGGCCAGTGAGGGCTGGCCGGCGATAAATATCGGGATCGGGATCAACACCGGCGATATGGTAGTAGGAAACATGGGCTCCGAAATGCGGTTTGACTACACAGTCATGGGAGACAGCGTGAATCTTTCCTCCCGGCTGGAGGGAACCAATAAAGAATATGGAACAAACATCATCGTCAGCGAGTTTACTCACAAAATCGTGAAGGATGAATTTTTCTTCAGGGAATTGGATGCCGTTCGTGTTAAAGGGAAAAAACTGCCGGTGCGGATATTCGAGCTGCTCGGAGAACAAAAAGATAAGGCGCAGTGGCAGGGATTTGCAGAAATTTTCGCAACTGGTCTGCAATCGTACCGGGATGGCAGATGGGATGAAGCAATAGCTCAATTCAACAAGGTTTTAGAGGAAAAACCGGGTGATTATCCGGCACAGCTCTACATCGAGCGCTGCGAGGCGTTAAAAGAGAATCCTCCCGAGGGCGAGTGGGACGGCGTATTTACGATGACAAAAAAATAG
- a CDS encoding D-alanine--D-alanine ligase, with translation MEKLRIGVVLGGMSSEREVSLNSGRNVYDNLDRDTYEPVPIFMDATGRLWVIPWQLISQNTTKDIAERLEKEARRISYEGLKNEIDFAFISLHGKFGEDGCLQGLMELLGIPYTGAGVLASALGMDKHIQQKILQAEGLGVPRSILVPEQEWLENPQKITEEVTDVIGFPCFAKPPREGSSIGVTLVRNEATLAAGITEAMKWDRAVLVEEFLDGKEFSTIILEEAGEYQALEVTEIYPQSEYFTYDDKYMPGRCRKFTPPRNISAEDVEKIKQEAIRAFRALGFRSYGRIDGFYMKNGRILITDPNSSSGMAPSSFFFEQAASAGMLPSMIISRLIENAIIIHREKKGPL, from the coding sequence GTGGAGAAATTAAGGATAGGCGTAGTTTTGGGGGGAATGTCGTCTGAACGGGAGGTTTCCCTCAACAGCGGCAGAAATGTTTACGACAACCTCGATCGGGACACATACGAGCCGGTCCCGATTTTCATGGATGCAACGGGGCGTCTCTGGGTGATTCCCTGGCAGCTCATCTCGCAGAACACAACGAAAGATATTGCCGAACGTCTTGAGAAGGAAGCGCGACGAATTTCCTATGAGGGTCTAAAAAACGAAATTGATTTCGCCTTCATTTCGCTGCACGGGAAATTTGGCGAAGACGGCTGCCTGCAGGGGCTCATGGAGTTGCTCGGCATTCCTTACACCGGCGCCGGCGTGCTGGCCTCCGCGCTCGGCATGGACAAGCATATTCAGCAAAAAATACTGCAAGCCGAGGGGCTCGGCGTCCCCCGCAGCATTTTGGTCCCGGAACAGGAGTGGCTTGAAAACCCACAGAAAATAACAGAGGAAGTTACTGATGTTATTGGTTTTCCCTGCTTCGCCAAACCGCCCCGGGAGGGATCGAGCATCGGCGTCACGCTCGTGCGCAACGAAGCAACCCTTGCCGCCGGCATCACAGAGGCCATGAAGTGGGACCGAGCCGTTCTCGTTGAGGAATTTCTCGACGGAAAGGAGTTTTCCACAATAATACTGGAGGAAGCTGGTGAATATCAGGCCTTGGAAGTAACCGAGATTTACCCTCAGAGCGAATATTTTACCTATGACGACAAGTACATGCCCGGGCGCTGCCGAAAATTTACCCCTCCCAGAAACATCTCAGCGGAAGACGTGGAAAAGATAAAGCAGGAGGCCATCCGCGCCTTTCGCGCCCTCGGATTTCGCTCCTATGGACGTATAGACGGATTTTATATGAAAAACGGCCGCATATTGATTACCGATCCGAACTCCTCGTCCGGCATGGCGCCCTCGTCTTTTTTCTTTGAGCAGGCCGCAAGCGCCGGGATGCTGCCCTCAATGATCATCAGCCGCCTGATCGAAAACGCCATAATTATCCACAGAGAGAAAAAAGGGCCCCTCTAA
- the alr gene encoding alanine racemase codes for MTFDETLQYRSWVEVDLGHFAANWKAIKKLLAPGVQIMQVVKADGYGHGAIEISNAALQNGASFLGVANADEGVQLRVSGITAPIVILSPATAPEIEQIIKYKLTPSVSTWDFARELNEKAHKAELIVPVHIEVDTGMGRGGMLCKEAMEAIQRIAALLNLKIEGIFTHFSESEITSFYNNLQWKAFQDMLTRSEATGLNIPIRHISNSGAIVNYPQYNLDMVRPGLITYGIHPSTETTEKLALSPVMSFKTRVALIKDFPEGYGIGYGRTFITRKPTRIATIPVGYGDGLSWLLSNQGEALVRGKRVPIVGRISMDMCTLDISGLEDCAVGDEVVLMGKQGNETITAEEIAVKSHSISYEILCAVGKRAPRVFCRDGRPDRIEPRLRRIFIPGEERSIARIDGIIRSCFQARAKNDELGNAIYSEMFEILFGKNDRRLDLRSNFRYAVTFSEFSAAEIDKNPGRKNCFKVTTHIEYTKELRNSQFMIGCAFNDEQLAALFENSLCEYRWQMNKEDDFGKEIDFTVKTVLIDNESIPLLKTATSENGFEAWFGTDDLQKKINTLARVAIEIETKQNKGNRLFSAYVVYPTRGVQISFDYRGTGIKNVRDVCFFSGKNHNPEILRIPDESVKLRMPEDSWIFPTSGVTFFWDI; via the coding sequence ATGACTTTTGATGAAACGCTGCAATATCGCAGTTGGGTAGAGGTTGACCTCGGCCACTTCGCCGCAAACTGGAAGGCGATAAAAAAGCTCCTCGCACCCGGCGTTCAGATCATGCAGGTTGTAAAGGCGGATGGCTACGGCCACGGGGCGATTGAAATATCCAATGCGGCCCTGCAAAACGGCGCCTCTTTTCTCGGCGTCGCCAACGCCGATGAAGGCGTTCAGCTTCGCGTCAGCGGAATAACCGCACCGATCGTTATTCTCTCCCCCGCGACGGCCCCTGAAATTGAGCAGATCATCAAATACAAGCTGACACCCTCGGTCTCCACCTGGGACTTCGCCCGGGAACTTAATGAAAAAGCTCACAAGGCGGAACTTATCGTGCCGGTGCACATTGAGGTAGATACCGGCATGGGCCGGGGGGGAATGCTTTGCAAAGAGGCCATGGAGGCCATCCAGAGAATCGCCGCCCTCCTTAATCTGAAGATAGAAGGGATATTCACCCATTTTTCGGAAAGCGAAATCACCTCTTTTTACAACAATTTGCAGTGGAAGGCGTTTCAGGACATGTTGACGCGCAGCGAGGCAACCGGCTTGAATATCCCGATTCGCCACATCTCCAACAGCGGAGCAATCGTCAACTACCCGCAATACAACCTCGACATGGTGCGGCCGGGGCTTATAACCTATGGCATCCATCCTTCTACGGAGACAACAGAAAAGCTCGCGCTCAGCCCGGTCATGAGCTTCAAGACACGGGTGGCCCTGATCAAGGATTTTCCTGAGGGTTACGGGATAGGCTATGGACGGACCTTCATAACGCGAAAACCGACGCGCATCGCTACGATCCCAGTAGGCTACGGCGACGGCCTCAGTTGGCTTCTCTCCAATCAGGGCGAAGCGCTCGTCCGGGGCAAAAGGGTTCCAATCGTCGGACGAATCTCGATGGACATGTGCACACTCGACATAAGCGGCCTGGAAGATTGCGCAGTAGGCGACGAGGTCGTGCTGATGGGAAAGCAGGGAAACGAAACAATTACCGCCGAAGAGATAGCCGTAAAATCACACTCCATCAGCTATGAAATCCTCTGCGCCGTCGGCAAACGGGCGCCGCGGGTCTTTTGCCGAGACGGCAGACCTGATCGGATAGAACCGCGCCTCCGTCGCATTTTTATCCCCGGCGAGGAACGGTCGATCGCCAGAATCGATGGAATTATCCGCAGTTGCTTTCAGGCGCGGGCGAAAAATGACGAACTGGGCAACGCGATTTATAGTGAGATGTTTGAAATTCTGTTCGGTAAAAACGATCGGCGCCTCGATTTGAGAAGCAACTTTCGCTACGCTGTCACATTCTCCGAATTTTCCGCTGCGGAAATTGACAAAAACCCGGGCCGCAAAAACTGCTTCAAGGTAACAACCCATATTGAATACACAAAAGAGCTGCGAAATTCGCAATTCATGATAGGCTGCGCCTTCAATGATGAACAGTTGGCTGCTCTTTTCGAAAACAGTCTTTGCGAATACCGCTGGCAGATGAACAAAGAAGATGATTTTGGAAAAGAGATTGATTTCACGGTAAAAACTGTCCTTATCGATAACGAAAGCATTCCCCTGCTCAAAACCGCCACATCCGAAAACGGGTTTGAGGCATGGTTCGGAACGGACGACCTGCAGAAAAAGATAAACACCCTTGCCCGCGTCGCGATCGAGATCGAAACTAAGCAAAATAAGGGGAATCGGTTATTCTCCGCCTACGTAGTATATCCGACAAGGGGCGTGCAGATTTCGTTCGACTACCGGGGAACGGGCATAAAAAATGTCCGGGATGTCTGTTTTTTCTCCGGGAAAAACCACAATCCGGAAATACTCCGCATCCCGGACGAATCCGTGAAGCTGCGCATGCCCGAAGACTCGTGGATATTTCCGACCAGCGGCGTTACCTTTTTCTGGGATATTTAA
- the yidD gene encoding membrane protein insertion efficiency factor YidD has translation MEKIAAAPVLFYQRYLSHQLGRQCAYYPSCSNYSLLAIRKHGALVGAVMTFDRLQHEADESRYSPLVLTGGQIKFHDPLENNDYWWHKTDKSPGN, from the coding sequence TTGGAGAAGATTGCCGCCGCCCCGGTCCTCTTCTATCAGCGTTATCTCAGTCACCAATTGGGAAGACAATGCGCCTATTATCCCTCCTGTTCCAACTATTCCCTGCTGGCTATCCGAAAACATGGCGCCTTGGTGGGAGCAGTAATGACCTTCGACCGTCTTCAACACGAGGCCGACGAGTCCAGATACTCCCCTCTAGTTCTGACCGGGGGACAAATCAAGTTCCATGATCCTCTGGAAAATAATGATTATTGGTGGCATAAGACGGATAAATCCCCGGGGAATTAG
- a CDS encoding cell wall metabolism sensor histidine kinase WalK translates to MKFPRMGLALALLMLTGILLMTYFLLRYETRIKSHTFQDKGANMVSLMALYHIHDFEAGPRDLLIRTISENVSGERFLYLFVHDQTGKEIFSLANGEIASRVPPQVRTTALFNPAPMTQQFLMPGMDGTAYEFSTPLLEGGRKTGTIRLALLPTPVTLFSGERLSLIALMVYFVLAALILGYYGMLRRLKPFRDFGNRLLNNQNPAAASPGRSGGGNLQTVIDAMEKSAQDVSNQIRQIKEDNLTLVSRLGVATFDRRHTSSILDAIFFGIIITDAQENVININQYMLNLLHKKRADVIDRPLTAVIENPEILSYTAQQDNILRTKALKPIEISLPELEPGERFQVALSYLTNRAQELTGKMITIRNITSAKMAEESQQQFIAHVAHELLTPLTNIKSYSEMLMDGEVTDREMQREFYNTINGETSRLSRLIQTLLSIAKIEMGSLTINKSLVRTDWFLEGCLAAIEATARDKHLTIEKRMPDNFPSLYADKELLQGAIINILGNALKYTPEYGKITFAISDQDDAATFEVIDTGYGIAQEDLPHVFEKFYRSGNREITDQMGSGLGLAITAEIVRLHGGHIDMQSELGVGTHVTIRIPKEELYLGQT, encoded by the coding sequence ATGAAATTTCCGCGCATGGGATTGGCGTTGGCTTTGCTGATGCTGACCGGTATTCTGCTTATGACCTACTTTCTGTTACGCTATGAGACGAGGATCAAGAGTCATACTTTCCAGGACAAGGGCGCAAACATGGTTAGTCTCATGGCGCTCTATCACATCCATGATTTTGAAGCGGGCCCCCGCGATTTATTGATCCGGACCATCAGTGAAAATGTCTCGGGGGAACGTTTCCTTTACCTTTTCGTGCACGACCAGACGGGGAAAGAGATTTTCTCCTTGGCAAATGGCGAGATTGCCTCGCGGGTTCCGCCGCAGGTCCGGACCACAGCTCTCTTCAATCCGGCGCCGATGACACAACAATTCCTGATGCCCGGCATGGACGGTACGGCGTATGAATTCTCCACACCGCTCCTCGAAGGGGGCAGGAAAACCGGAACTATTCGCCTCGCCCTGTTGCCCACCCCGGTAACCCTTTTTTCGGGAGAGCGCCTTTCCCTGATAGCTCTGATGGTCTATTTCGTACTCGCGGCGCTCATCCTCGGATATTACGGCATGCTGCGCCGACTGAAGCCATTCAGGGACTTCGGCAACCGTCTTTTGAACAATCAAAATCCAGCCGCTGCTTCCCCCGGAAGGTCGGGAGGGGGCAATTTGCAGACAGTCATAGATGCCATGGAAAAGTCGGCCCAGGACGTCAGCAATCAAATCCGGCAGATCAAGGAGGATAACCTCACACTTGTCTCCCGACTTGGCGTCGCTACCTTCGATAGGAGGCATACCTCCAGTATCCTCGATGCTATTTTTTTCGGCATTATTATCACGGATGCCCAGGAAAACGTCATTAACATCAACCAATACATGCTCAATCTGCTCCACAAGAAAAGAGCAGATGTCATTGACCGTCCCCTGACCGCCGTCATCGAGAATCCGGAAATCCTTTCCTATACCGCCCAACAGGACAATATCCTGCGGACGAAAGCCCTGAAACCCATAGAAATAAGCCTTCCCGAACTGGAACCGGGGGAACGGTTTCAGGTTGCCCTCAGCTACCTGACCAACAGAGCGCAGGAACTAACCGGTAAAATGATCACCATCCGCAACATTACCTCCGCCAAGATGGCCGAGGAGTCTCAGCAGCAGTTCATTGCTCATGTTGCCCATGAGTTGCTTACGCCTCTGACCAATATCAAATCCTACAGCGAGATGCTTATGGACGGCGAAGTGACCGACCGGGAGATGCAGCGGGAATTCTATAACACCATCAATGGAGAAACCAGCCGCCTGTCCCGTCTCATCCAAACCCTGCTTAGCATTGCAAAGATAGAGATGGGAAGCCTGACCATCAATAAGAGTTTGGTGAGGACGGACTGGTTCCTCGAAGGCTGCCTTGCGGCCATTGAGGCCACCGCCAGGGACAAGCACCTGACGATCGAAAAACGCATGCCCGACAACTTCCCATCGCTTTATGCCGACAAGGAATTGCTCCAGGGCGCCATCATCAATATCCTCGGCAATGCCCTGAAGTACACACCGGAATATGGCAAGATCACCTTTGCCATTTCCGATCAGGACGACGCGGCAACCTTTGAGGTAATTGACACGGGATATGGGATTGCCCAAGAGGATCTCCCCCACGTCTTCGAGAAATTTTACCGGTCCGGAAATAGGGAGATCACCGACCAGATGGGCAGCGGTCTGGGGCTCGCAATCACCGCCGAGATCGTCCGTCTGCATGGGGGACACATCGATATGCAGAGCGAGTTGGGCGTCGGCACCCACGTGACAATCCGGATTCCAAAAGAGGAACTTTACCTTGGACAGACGTAA